The region ACTCGCAGAACGGTTCCCGTCTGCTTGATGTTGTATGAGATCCCGACGCGAGGCTCGGCCTGCCGCTGGACGCTGAGCCCGTTGTAGAAATCTCCTCGCAAACCAAGATTGAAGAGCCAATGCCCGGCAGTGATCTGGTCTTGCCCGTATAGCGCCAGCTGTTTTACATCCGTCTGTCCGTGATACGCATAGGTCGTTCCACCACGGGTCAGGTCGTAAGGCGCAAGGACCGGATTGAAGTTCGCTCCCGCCGGATCGTTCAGCGTCGGATCGACCAGACCAATCTGATCATTCTCGCGCAGGAAGGTCTGCTCATACATACCGCCGAACTTGATGTTTTGATGCCCCTTCACATAAGAAATATCAGAGTGAACTCCAGCGTTCGTCAATGATCGCTGCTGTGCCACCGCCTCCTGCTGAATCGGACCAAGATCCGCAAGCATATTGTTGCTGGGATAGTAGTTATAGGCATCACGACGGATGTACGGAGCAAAGTTGAACACTGTCGTATCACTGATCAAGCGTGTATACGTTGGAGCGATATCGAACGTTTCAATCTTGGACCGTTGATCGGTTGCCCCAGGAGTCATGCCGTTCTGAAAATATCCTAATTGCGTGTCATAACTATTTGGCGTCTGGAACCATGAGCGCGTGTACTGAAGATTCGTATGAATCGAGGAGACAGGGCTTAACTGAAAATCCACCCGGTCAAACAGATTCTCTTCATTCCCCTTATCGTGATACACCGCAAACTCCGGTGCATCCAGAAACCTGCCGGACTCCAGCACATTCGCAGCAAAGAAGTTCCCAAAATTCTTCGTTCCGTAAGCCAGGTCGACACCGATGTTGCTTGTACCGAAGCTTCCATAGGAGAGGCTTACCGTTCCCGTGGGTCGGCTCACTCCTTGACCTGAACGAGTAGTCCCCACAATCACGAGGCTTGTCTTATCCCCATACTCCGCAGGTGGAGCCCCTTCAATCACTTCAAGCGATTGAATCGCCGCAGCCGGCACCTGATTCGAAAACACCTTGCTCTGCTGATCCGTGATCGGCTGCCCGTCGATACTGAACGAAACCTCGTTGTGATCTCCCAGGCCATGCAACAGCCCATTCGAGTCAGCAGCCACACCTGGCGACAACTCCGTCACAATCGAGCTCAACTCTGAACTCGGGGACTCGACGGGAAGCCGTTCGATCGTCGAGCGATCGATATCCGTATGAAAGTGCGGATCATTCTCCAGGAGATCTGGGGACGTCTCCACCGTCACACTGGTCGCTGAACCCGCAACCCTGAGGCTGATCGGGATCATCAGCGGCAGCGCACTCTCGACCTCGATATTCTGCGCCGCCAATGCGAAGCCGCCGCTCGTCACGGAGAGCCTGTAAGGGTTGAAT is a window of Granulicella tundricola MP5ACTX9 DNA encoding:
- a CDS encoding TonB-dependent receptor — encoded protein: MQRFQFSRFTSTTYALGIIPGLFTALALGQSSSGTVNGVVKDPMGAALPGAVVVLENPVSGYTRTAKADETGQFRFYNVPFNPYRLSVTSGGFALAAQNIEVESALPLMIPISLRVAGSATSVTVETSPDLLENDPHFHTDIDRSTIERLPVESPSSELSSIVTELSPGVAADSNGLLHGLGDHNEVSFSIDGQPITDQQSKVFSNQVPAAAIQSLEVIEGAPPAEYGDKTSLVIVGTTRSGQGVSRPTGTVSLSYGSFGTSNIGVDLAYGTKNFGNFFAANVLESGRFLDAPEFAVYHDKGNEENLFDRVDFQLSPVSSIHTNLQYTRSWFQTPNSYDTQLGYFQNGMTPGATDQRSKIETFDIAPTYTRLISDTTVFNFAPYIRRDAYNYYPSNNMLADLGPIQQEAVAQQRSLTNAGVHSDISYVKGHQNIKFGGMYEQTFLRENDQIGLVDPTLNDPAGANFNPVLAPYDLTRGGTTYAYHGQTDVKQLALYGQDQITAGHWLFNLGLRGDFYNGLSVQRQAEPRVGISYNIKQTGTVLRVSYARTQETPFNENLVLSSQGCLNPVIQAVFLTLGPCNPAPFNPGFRNEFHAGLQQSIGHHFVFSGDYITKYTHNAYDFSVLGATPITFPIEWHNSKIPGFSLSGTLTEVKGLTARVTMSSVAARFFNPQIGGVGATVGAPGGFPFRIDHDERFNQTTHLEYKMPFRKSLYYSFNWKFDSGLVAGSTPCYNVTDPNSACGGYSFDANGNPLTLNGKPAIDLSSLTADEEFQAGLVCDGVHATQINGFSICDAAGLTSKLINIPAPGTEDDDHHPQRIANRNLFDMQMGDDQIIRFGGDRYRIGARLTAINVTNKYALYNFLSTFSGTHYVSPRTITGEIAFHF